The DNA segment gcgatatccccacatcgcgcccacttctgcacattacaatattttaaatatgaattgctcgctcattttttaaccaatttttatgcagttttcacagcagtgcttctttttcgtattattaaccattatatatagaataatggacaaaatcaagcataggccggtcccctatttgaTACTATGagcaaatttaaattgtaatattttgagCTTGATATTGTAGACTATGcttaatgttatatttctttcatcacaaaacaaaatttagaagtaataaaaaaattatgttttgatcTATGTGGTTCACAATTCATAGCTGTACATAACTTCCCAAATCgtcaaaattatgaaataactaGCACACCTGGAGTGAATCTGCATGATCCTCGCTCTGGCCTCCTCATTGGGATGAGGGAACTCAATCTTCCTGTCCAGACGACCTGACCTGAGCAGGGCGGGGTCCAAAATATCTACTCTGTTGGTGGCAGCAATCACCTAGAAATAGAAAATTTGAGTTATGTCACATAACTGGTGTTCTTCATGACTTGAAGAACATGGTCCATGCAGGTGGATGGCATGAACAAGTGAATAAACAAGAAAGGCACAAGGTACATAAACATGTGTTTCTTTATCTAACAAACACACCAACCCAAAAACATATAACTTATTTGTTTCATACATCTCAAGATATTgatttgaaacataaataattctatacaaaataattttccaatacacaaaaaaatttgGATAATTATGGAAGACCGAGCAGGTAATAGTTACATTTAACTTAATATAGATGGCTGGCATGCTGTTCAATAAGCATATTAGAAAATAGAGACTACATCAAAAAATGTGGTGATTCCAATTAAGTCTATGAATATTGCAAACAAATGTTTAACTGCCACCCatcaatatttatacttttttccaAGTATTCATTACATGACCTTTaactaaagaaaaaacataaaagcaTTAGTCTAATATCTTAATGGTTACCTTAATATCAGCCGTGGAGCTGAACCCGTCAAGCTGGTTGAGCAGCTCCAACATAGTACGCTGCACCTCACGATCACCGGCCTTCTCAGAGTCAAATCGCTTGGTTCCGATAGCGTCCAACTCGTCTATGAAGATGATCGCAGGCGCCTTCTCTTTGGCGAGGGCGAAAGCGTCACGTACGAGTTTGGCACCATCACCTGATGAAGAGACATGGTTAGATAAAGTTCAAATACTATATGGATGGTTGAAAGGCTTAAGTGCATTTTTTTTGTGACACTaagttacatacatatttataatcaatacattctttgttttatttaaattagttaaaatttttggaaaaaaaatttaaaaaagaaacgcTTCATTttattagcctttcaaccgtcaatGTGTATATGGTAGTCAACAGTAGCGAAGGGTACATATAATTtgattcctaccagcttccctttcgtaatttatatatcttattattatacaaaagattttCAGACTGCATTTATGTCTCGTGCAGTGTGATATAATTGTCTTTACTAGAATCAGTTagaccttatttatttatgtacatatttaatcagttaattattttattctaaaaatgtatGCGAGCACCGgtacaaataacatattttatatggtgtctacaaaatttatattcatatttaaacaaatagaaaaatgtaaccACGGTAATTATTATGGGCTTTTGCTTTCAATTATGTCATGTAGTAGAGACTTAAATACTTGCTTTTAGCTACAGTTCTGGTGTTTCTGAGTATTATAATGCCGTCAAAGATTCATCCTTCAAATTATGGTATGCCAACCAGGTTACCAGTTatgaaaattaacataattccTTGAAACATGATTTTGCATGAACCCTCCATTGAAATGGTATAAGGGCAGTATTTATCGAGAAAATTTGCTTATTTACCAATAAACATCTGCACAAGCTGTGGACCAGCCAGCTTCAAGAAGGTAGACTTGGTCTGAGCAGCACAAGCCCTGGCCAGCAGGGTCTTGCCCGTGCCAGGCGGTCCGTATAACAGCACTCCCTTGGGGGGGTGAATGCCTAGGTTCACAAACTTCTCCTTGTGTGTCATTGGAAGTACCACCGCTTCAATCAGCTCCTGAAATCATAATTTGGCTGTTACGTATATGTTGGTAAAGACAGATATTGCTTTTTGTTTGTGATTTTGGATTATTTTACACAAGACAGGATATAATTGAGTAAATAGAATAAAAGATTCTGAGACAAATATCCTCACTTATTAGATGGCAGCTAAAGGTGTTTAAAGCAAGGTTTAATAGAAAGGATAGAAGCAATAGATTTCTTTCTGTTCATAACCTCAGCTTATACACAGATAACACTGTCAACATACAAAACAACAAAGAAAATTTTAGAACACTTATTACTTTCATCTAACACTAGTGAATGACTGGAAAAAATTGAATTCCATCcttgaacatattttaaaactaacctGGATTTGCTTGTCCAAGCCTCCAATATCAGAATACTGCTCTGTGGGCCTTTCATCCACTTCCATGGCCTTCACCCTCGCATCATACTCAGCCGGCAGCGTCTCCAGGATCAAGTAAGAGTCCTTGTTAACGCCCACCAAGTCGCCAGGTTTCAGTTTGTCTGCATCTACTAGCCCTATGACTGGCAAAAAGTATGTCTGTCTTGTAGAAGTCTTGATTACTGCGCACTTGCCTTTCCTCTGCGAGTCAAGATCCACAACAGCGCCGTCTTCCTCTTCTTCCTGAGGGTCGACGTCCAATAATTCAATGACGTTGGACACTAAGTATGGCAGTGTTTTGTTGACCTTAATCTTTTCAGTGTTCTCCTTTATTTTGTCGTTTTGTGCTTGCAGCTCGTGTGAGATCCTCATGACTTCGCTCTTCATGATTTTGATCTCATTGTCCAAGAGTCTGGTGCGGCTTACGATTTCATCTGTTGGCATCCGAAGCACTTCTTCACTCAGAGCCTCCTCTTCATCTTGGCCCCAGATAGACTTGTCTTCCAAAGTTGTAGTCATTTTGGTAATAAGTAGTTGATATTTGGAAAGATttctaactttatttatttataaaaagatttcaaacaaaattgtgtttctTCACCAAAATGAATTGTCATTCCGGATTGGGGTGGCCAGTTTTTATCTATAGTGGCAAGTTTTATAGGTGAGTAGTACATaagttataacatattttaaaaaagatcataatataatttagcaa comes from the Manduca sexta isolate Smith_Timp_Sample1 chromosome 13, JHU_Msex_v1.0, whole genome shotgun sequence genome and includes:
- the LOC115449942 gene encoding 26S proteasome regulatory subunit 6A-B, producing the protein MTTTLEDKSIWGQDEEEALSEEVLRMPTDEIVSRTRLLDNEIKIMKSEVMRISHELQAQNDKIKENTEKIKVNKTLPYLVSNVIELLDVDPQEEEEDGAVVDLDSQRKGKCAVIKTSTRQTYFLPVIGLVDADKLKPGDLVGVNKDSYLILETLPAEYDARVKAMEVDERPTEQYSDIGGLDKQIQELIEAVVLPMTHKEKFVNLGIHPPKGVLLYGPPGTGKTLLARACAAQTKSTFLKLAGPQLVQMFIGDGAKLVRDAFALAKEKAPAIIFIDELDAIGTKRFDSEKAGDREVQRTMLELLNQLDGFSSTADIKVIAATNRVDILDPALLRSGRLDRKIEFPHPNEEARARIMQIHSRKMNVSPDVNFEELSRSTDDFNGAQCKAVCVEAGMIALRRSATAVTHEDFMDAILEVQAKKKANLSYYA